A single window of Vicinamibacteria bacterium DNA harbors:
- a CDS encoding TIGR04282 family arsenosugar biosynthesis glycosyltransferase, with translation MSAPRELLAVFARAPELGRVKTRLCPPLTVDEALALHRALVGDTLERFGKIQRVSMDRLLLLSEPLRRADDLDIPRSWMVVIQASGDLGVRLASLFDLNLRRGVKRVVVLGSDSPTLPVEVIEEAFHRLEEVDVVLGPAEDGGYYLLGCRRFVPQMFRGIAWGTENVLEATKRALQESGCTFDLLVPWYDVDRSEDLSKLREEIEYLKRSAPELIPRRVATVLPASPNVGW, from the coding sequence GTGAGCGCTCCGCGCGAACTGCTCGCAGTCTTCGCCCGTGCCCCCGAGCTCGGCCGGGTCAAGACGAGACTCTGCCCTCCCCTGACCGTCGACGAGGCACTCGCCCTCCACCGTGCTCTCGTTGGCGATACGCTCGAGCGCTTCGGGAAGATCCAGCGTGTGAGCATGGATCGACTGCTCTTGCTGAGCGAACCGCTGCGCCGGGCCGACGACCTGGACATTCCCCGTTCCTGGATGGTGGTGATCCAGGCGTCGGGCGACCTCGGCGTGCGGCTGGCGAGCCTGTTCGATCTGAACCTGCGCCGAGGAGTCAAGCGGGTCGTGGTGCTCGGCAGCGACAGCCCTACGCTACCCGTCGAGGTGATCGAGGAGGCCTTCCATCGTTTGGAGGAGGTCGACGTCGTTCTCGGTCCCGCCGAGGACGGCGGATACTATCTTCTGGGCTGCCGCAGGTTCGTGCCCCAGATGTTCCGCGGTATCGCCTGGGGAACGGAGAACGTGCTCGAAGCGACGAAACGGGCGCTCCAGGAGAGTGGCTGCACCTTCGACCTTCTGGTTCCCTGGTACGACGTCGACCGCTCGGAAGATCTCTCCAAGCTGAGGGAAGAGATCGAGTACCTGAAGCGTTCCGCACCCGAGTTGATTCCCCGACGGGTGGCCACGGTCCTGCCAGCCTCACCCAACGTAGGATGGTGA